From the genome of Athalia rosae chromosome 3, iyAthRosa1.1, whole genome shotgun sequence:
tgcaaaatattaataatggcCCATGTCATTACGATGATAATTCAAATTACTGTGATATGCTCACTAATCATACAGTGGAGCCTACTGGTAATGCAGAGAAGGTTGCACCCGCTGAACGTTATGAAATCACCAATGGCTTGGTTATTATAtttaatcaaatgaaattcatcgGCCCTAtcgaggtaattttttttactgaaTTCTTTCTTTCATGTATGGCTATACACCCTGAGTAGTTTTATGAACATGGGCAATGTGTAAATTTCTCTAGAAAAAAAGGTACCTACAAAAAAAGGTTAATTACATTgcttttttaataaaaaataattgtaattagtaGAGTTAAATTAACTTAGcctctctatttttcaaagtatgattACAGGGATGGATCACAAGTAGATTGCGATCGCATAGTCAGtactttcaaaaataatttcggttTTGATACAATAGTGCACACTGACTTGAAACAAGCTGGGATATATCATACGCTTGACCATCTTCCTGATTCTGCTCAGCAATATGACTGTATCGCCGTATTCATTCTCTCACATGGGACATTAGGTAAGGCGGATTTCGGACTTGAAAATCTCAAACGATATTTATGATTAATTATGCCAATTTTCAACAGGTAATGTGATCGCAGCAGACTGCAAGGAATGTCCGATAGCAACCATACGGAAAAAAATCTGCTGTAAGGCTTTCCGAGGTAAACCCAAACTGCTTGTTATTCAAGCATGCCaaggagaagaagataaaGGTATAATTGGTTTATCAAATGACTGACTGCATAGTGGGTTGTGTTAAACAGGACCAAATGCCTGTAAAtatgaagaaattatttttaatcaggTACTCGTCTGACAACTGACGGACCAGGATTAACGCATAATGGTGCAGATGAATTCAGAGACTTCATGATGTTTAACTCTACGATACCAGGCGATCTCTCGGTTCGAGACGCGATATTAGGGACATGGTTTATACAAATTCTATGCGAAGTATTGGAACAGCTGGGAGCGAAGGATGGGTCTGTTGAAGATTGCATACGAGAGGTGATCAaccgattttccaaaaaacgGGACGTTATTGGTGGAAAATCGGTCGGGCAGATCCCGGAAATCCGACATACGATGggaaagaaattattcttacCCCGGAAACAAAAAGCAATCAATGGAAAAATCTGATCTGTCAAATCTTCATGAAGATTTGCTTTTCCGTTCTataacatacctatatatatatatatatatattttctatatgTTCTCATGttcgtaataatatttatcataAAAAGTTAACCACAAGAGTGTTTATTGCAACTCCCAATCCTCATCTATCATCGTTATCTCTACGAACAAATCCGCACTTTCGTAcgaggctttgaaaatttcaatgtcaCCAGGAAACAATCATTATAAAAGCGAAAGTCTATAGTAACGATCGATTGATAATTGTAATAACCGTACACTTCGCCGGGGCTATATCTATAATGCAGGAATGGCTGCTTCGTAGTccagcaataataataataaaatgactGAATAATCACGTACATATGAAACAATTCTACGAAAAATCCGTCCATCGTTATCCATAGTTTATCACGAATCGTGCTCACATCCGTCTTTTCTTTCTGTCACTAAATATATCCGCTATCAATCGGATGGAGAAGAAATATATCAACTCGAATCCCGACATTAAACTGAAGCCTGCGAAGAGACCGAGTAGCCCACCGAACGATGCTAAAGAAAGTAATATTCATTTATCACGATATACTAATATACGGAGACATATAAATGGTCAATAATTGCTCTCACCGAATAAATTGTGCCAATTGTAGTAAATGTCACGACGGTATTGCGTTGACACAAGGTCAGTAAAGAATACGTGTAAGACGCTAAGATTTTTCAGCTGAACTCCTTcactgtaaaaaaaagataataattaaGAAGGAAATaatacgttaaaaaaaaatttgtgtgtttgaaaaaaaaaaaatcgaaactatATCGATATTTTGTTCCTGAATTACTAGAATGCAAGATCGTGGTATGAATTATTGCGGTCGAAAATTCCTGCCGAACTTTCCAGAGGGTATCGAAGGAGGTCACAATCTGGTATACATTTACAAGGTCGCCCTGCAGATTCGCTGGTTATTCTAGGTGGCAAATGTTCGCTAGTAACATTAATACCGGGCCATGACGTCTCGAACCAGTCTGTCATgagggaacaaaaaataaaataaataaaaggcgcggcaaattttaattaatgatCAATTCGAATATACGATAAATTGACTCacgacgataacgataggCGCAGTCGACGTCTCTGAGATTGCAGATTCTCTTTACACGACGATTATCTGAAACTTCATGAAATTGTAGACATAATAACGTACATCGAATTTGCTGTCTataatctcaacattttgagaaGATCAGAATCTCAACTTTTTGCAAAACATTACTCCACTCGTTATTGAAGAATATGATATTGTTGCATAATTGACTCTTCTCACAATCAGATCGTTGGTATATTAAgcctttgaagaaaattctcaTCTCTTGAAATGTTGGGTAATAATTAGTACAATTTAAAGTTTTAACATAAGCTACCATTCTTCGAATCGTTCTGTATATTATTGAGTGTGCGTAGATTCTGATGATAATATGGTACGCATccacatttttcgaaaatagtaCTTGATCGACAAACAGCGAGGCAATTGTGATAAGAATATCGTCTGATAGATCCTCCAAAATTTGGTCTTTCGTCAAAAAATATGCAGTTTCTCTTCGATACTGGAAGGCTACGGACGTCATCTGTTGAATAAGTTACTTCGGGATTAACGCTATAGAAAACTTCTGTCCCAACTcccatcaatttattttcaacgttgcGGTCCGGGTAGTCGTAAGGATCGTGAAGCatcaccttttttttataacagtATGCGATTatcggaatgaaaaacaaaacgcaTCAGAGAACTTGATTTACtctaaaagaaaagaacagatTCGGGTGTTCATTCACCTTTACTCCAAAGCCTCCTAAAATCGCAGCGTGATAATCCTCAGGggcattttttatcaaaaccgTTAAACCCGTCTGATATCCGCAGGCCGTAACTCTTCGCGGTTCGTGGCtataaaattgaggaaaaaaatttaaaaggaataattgaaaaactttatAACATGGATTCTgagatg
Proteins encoded in this window:
- the LOC105691157 gene encoding caspase-8; protein product: MQAFDSSRVPFRLIIPAELIDADVLKGIEADLELFEKISCLFFLIDDYRLGYSLLKEVEIYAETAEKQFLTKFVSVPNWQDKLLEAVCLLRNEEILIKLGVDPQQARTMFLTKVPELKYKVNKYAKAFYHLFENLSKDKQEKILTRVYREIPKPNWKISVWDNFLELHLLWWIENKFIQISPDQQTWEYKKLLNILKAMKLSNMTAYETLEDLQNINNGPCHYDDNSNYCDMLTNHTVEPTGNAEKVAPAERYEITNGLVIIFNQMKFIGPIEYDYRDGSQVDCDRIVSTFKNNFGFDTIVHTDLKQAGIYHTLDHLPDSAQQYDCIAVFILSHGTLGNVIAADCKECPIATIRKKICCKAFRGKPKLLVIQACQGEEDKGTRLTTDGPGLTHNGADEFRDFMMFNSTIPGDLSVRDAILGTWFIQILCEVLEQLGAKDGSVEDCIREVINRFSKKRDVIGGKSVGQIPEIRHTMGKKLFLPRKQKAINGKI
- the LOC105691139 gene encoding sodium channel protein Nach-like isoform X2, whose protein sequence is MQGRIKNIGGVYRRHSITDTCGILFCLYPALLEQLLRGRDTTMVELQGGKISNSKKTIGWKKIIVNQAKEFCLSTGLHGYKYIAQAHRSVPERITWAVGVIVSLCCAVALMQIAWEYNTSHPTITVIESTHHGIWNYRFPAVTICDINRVSLNRTRDLVRSLKLPNNNVSREDLVMEMRLLNEMLDPGVFGRNVTINLTNLQDIFDFNQLSIPNVMRLVTRNCSEIIARCKWKGYIKPCASMFETSLSRDGLCCSFNYFGIVDSEVTGAPEVKSASKSHSKISHEPRRVTACGYQTGLTVLIKNAPEDYHAAILGGFGVKVMLHDPYDYPDRNVENKLMGVGTEVFYSVNPEVTYSTDDVRSLPVSKRNCIFFDERPNFGGSIRRYSYHNCLAVCRSSTIFEKCGCVPYYHQNLRTLNNIQNDSKNDNRRVKRICNLRDVDCAYRYRHWFETSWPGINVTSEHLPPRITSESAGRPCKCIPDCDLLRYPLESSAGIFDRNNSYHDLAFYEGVQLKNLSVLHVFFTDLVSTQYRRDIYYNWHNLFASFGGLLGLFAGFSLMSGFELIYFFSIRLIADIFSDRKKRRM
- the LOC105691139 gene encoding sodium channel protein Nach-like isoform X3 — translated: MVELQGGKISNSKKTIGWKKIIVNQAKEFCLSTGLHGYKYIAQAHRSVPERITWAVGVIVSLCCAVALMQIAWEYNTSHPTITVIESTHHGIWNYRFPAVTICDINRVSLNRTRDLVRSLKLPNNNVSREDLVMEMRLLNEMLDPGVFGRNVTINLTNLQDIFDFNQLSIPNVMRLVTRNCSEIIARCKWKGYIKPCASMFETSLSRDGLCCSFNYFGIVDSEVTGAPEVKSASKSHSKISHEPRRVTACGYQTGLTVLIKNAPEDYHAAILGGFGVKVMLHDPYDYPDRNVENKLMGVGTEVFYSVNPEVTYSTDDVRSLPVSKRNCIFFDERPNFGGSIRRYSYHNCLAVCRSSTIFEKCGCVPYYHQNLRTLNNIQNDSKNVSDNRRVKRICNLRDVDCAYRYRHWFETSWPGINVTSEHLPPRITSESAGRPCKCIPDCDLLRYPLESSAGIFDRNNSYHDLAFYEGVQLKNLSVLHVFFTDLVSTQYRRDIYYNWHNLFASFGGLLGLFAGFSLMSGFELIYFFSIRLIADIFSDRKKRRM
- the LOC105691139 gene encoding sodium channel protein Nach-like isoform X1 translates to MQGRIKNIGGVYRRHSITDTCGILFCLYPALLEQLLRGRDTTMVELQGGKISNSKKTIGWKKIIVNQAKEFCLSTGLHGYKYIAQAHRSVPERITWAVGVIVSLCCAVALMQIAWEYNTSHPTITVIESTHHGIWNYRFPAVTICDINRVSLNRTRDLVRSLKLPNNNVSREDLVMEMRLLNEMLDPGVFGRNVTINLTNLQDIFDFNQLSIPNVMRLVTRNCSEIIARCKWKGYIKPCASMFETSLSRDGLCCSFNYFGIVDSEVTGAPEVKSASKSHSKISHEPRRVTACGYQTGLTVLIKNAPEDYHAAILGGFGVKVMLHDPYDYPDRNVENKLMGVGTEVFYSVNPEVTYSTDDVRSLPVSKRNCIFFDERPNFGGSIRRYSYHNCLAVCRSSTIFEKCGCVPYYHQNLRTLNNIQNDSKNVSDNRRVKRICNLRDVDCAYRYRHWFETSWPGINVTSEHLPPRITSESAGRPCKCIPDCDLLRYPLESSAGIFDRNNSYHDLAFYEGVQLKNLSVLHVFFTDLVSTQYRRDIYYNWHNLFASFGGLLGLFAGFSLMSGFELIYFFSIRLIADIFSDRKKRRM